In [Leptolyngbya] sp. PCC 7376, a genomic segment contains:
- a CDS encoding Crp/Fnr family transcriptional regulator — protein sequence MTYPSTNNSEVTTTSLITEELRTWATEHYRARTFFREEKIPTRSGLLYFIDGGYVRLESRIQTLPVGASIDLVNTAIDFVGENQAIDVFKSDDLSFEAIAQTDRTTIFWVYWADLDRWQNLKAKVLEHLQYQSHKQIMLRTILGQKRTVDQLRLYLEFLAKMYGEPQETGLKIPFGLTHDNLASVLGTTRVTISRLLNQLKEEQQILFFDDQYFGVPTE from the coding sequence ATGACCTACCCCTCTACCAACAATAGTGAAGTAACAACAACCTCATTGATCACCGAAGAATTACGGACGTGGGCAACAGAACATTACCGAGCACGTACGTTTTTTCGCGAGGAGAAAATCCCGACACGTTCTGGTTTGTTGTATTTCATTGATGGAGGATATGTTCGTCTAGAAAGTCGTATTCAAACTTTGCCAGTGGGTGCTTCGATCGACTTGGTTAATACTGCGATCGATTTTGTTGGTGAGAACCAAGCCATTGATGTGTTTAAGAGTGATGATTTGAGTTTTGAGGCGATCGCCCAGACTGACCGCACGACAATTTTTTGGGTATATTGGGCTGACCTAGACCGTTGGCAAAACCTAAAAGCAAAAGTCCTAGAGCACCTGCAATACCAGTCCCATAAGCAAATTATGCTGCGGACAATTTTGGGACAAAAACGCACAGTTGATCAGTTGCGTCTCTATTTAGAATTTCTTGCGAAGATGTATGGTGAGCCCCAAGAAACAGGCTTAAAAATTCCCTTTGGCTTGACCCATGACAACCTTGCTTCTGTTTTAGGCACAACGCGAGTTACCATTAGCCGTCTGCTGAATCAGCTGAAAGAAGAACAACAAATTCTCTTTTTTGATGACCAGTATTTTGGTGTGCCTACTGAGTAA
- a CDS encoding DUF5357 family protein: protein MGKKLKELFEKYRPKRWYSWQTTIWLSGISGLMSILATLIGQENSIVAEFLASCGWMFLIVGISWVVKEERSTLAPWITAAVITVFIFGSWEIGSWSTAIIIWPVISAIIYALPYFWNESLQKKLPNTKERIRIFLILGSQLLLSFWIQFYLVLSDFIVEYPSLYSDDLSESLFVVRTPNRSAQDPRGVFILDLLDVEIQEHYANRLWAEVDQELEQENILVPTILQLFEQVENKTARLKEDKDWLLLDPYTNPKGEGSQELVLQYDWRGSQAKDDEDYRVEKLCTFQPIPSPPPLISNVLVTQVECSPSKVFGWLSDLKSDGQSG, encoded by the coding sequence ATGGGTAAAAAACTAAAGGAACTGTTCGAAAAATATCGACCAAAACGCTGGTACTCATGGCAAACTACCATCTGGCTGAGCGGCATTTCTGGTTTAATGTCTATTCTGGCGACTCTCATCGGTCAGGAAAACAGTATCGTTGCAGAGTTCCTTGCATCCTGTGGTTGGATGTTTCTCATTGTGGGTATTAGTTGGGTCGTTAAGGAAGAACGGTCGACCCTTGCCCCTTGGATTACTGCAGCTGTCATTACAGTATTTATTTTTGGGAGCTGGGAGATTGGAAGCTGGAGTACGGCAATTATTATTTGGCCAGTCATCTCCGCGATCATTTATGCTTTGCCTTATTTTTGGAATGAGAGTCTCCAAAAAAAATTACCCAACACGAAAGAAAGGATTCGTATTTTTTTGATATTGGGTTCACAATTGTTGCTGAGCTTTTGGATTCAGTTTTATCTTGTCCTTTCAGATTTTATTGTTGAATATCCGTCCCTCTACAGTGATGATCTCAGCGAAAGCCTATTTGTGGTGCGTACTCCCAACCGTAGTGCTCAAGATCCACGAGGGGTATTTATTTTAGATTTGCTAGATGTTGAGATACAAGAGCATTACGCTAATCGTCTGTGGGCCGAAGTCGATCAGGAATTGGAACAGGAAAATATTTTGGTTCCGACAATCCTGCAGCTATTTGAGCAGGTCGAAAATAAAACGGCTCGTCTCAAGGAAGATAAAGATTGGTTATTGTTGGATCCCTACACCAATCCAAAGGGTGAAGGGAGTCAGGAGTTGGTGTTGCAATACGATTGGAGAGGTTCACAAGCTAAGGATGATGAAGATTATCGTGTAGAAAAACTTTGTACTTTTCAGCCAATTCCTAGCCCACCTCCTTTGATAAGCAATGTGCTTGTCACTCAAGTAGAATGCAGCCCCAGCAAGGTCTTTGGGTGGTTGTCAGATTTGAAATCAGATGGACAATCAGGATAA
- a CDS encoding ABC transporter permease — translation MDWWRKLRNNPLARLGAIILLTFYFLVIGADFFAPYDPYSSQIDGSLMPPTAIHWQNGQPKVFPTSQGPTDLETGDRQLVIEEEDPQLVGLFVKGDPYAFLELKLPLPPTFEEKTIFPGFKGDRHLFGVVGDKARLNILGTDEQGRDHFSRLLYGGRISLFIGLVGIFISFPLGMLVGGIAGYFGGWTDAVLMRLVEVLMTIPGIYLLVSLAAILPPSLTSAQRFILIVLITSLISWSGLARVIRGQVLSIKNQEFVQAAQATGGRSLYIITRHILPQTSTYAVISATLAIPGFIIAESVLSLIGLGIQQPDPSWGNLLSLGTNASILVLQPWLVWSPAVLIIITVLAFNLLGDGLRDALDPKNLGRSR, via the coding sequence ATGGATTGGTGGCGCAAACTGCGAAATAACCCCCTTGCCCGACTCGGTGCAATTATTCTTCTCACCTTTTATTTTTTGGTGATTGGCGCAGATTTTTTTGCACCCTATGATCCCTATTCATCGCAAATTGATGGGTCTTTAATGCCACCCACAGCGATTCATTGGCAGAATGGTCAACCCAAAGTTTTTCCGACCAGTCAAGGCCCCACCGACCTCGAAACAGGCGATCGCCAACTCGTTATTGAAGAAGAAGATCCCCAGCTTGTTGGGCTATTCGTGAAAGGTGATCCCTATGCCTTTCTTGAGCTGAAATTGCCTTTGCCGCCGACCTTTGAAGAGAAAACAATTTTTCCCGGCTTTAAGGGCGATCGCCACCTTTTTGGAGTTGTGGGTGACAAAGCCCGCCTGAATATTCTAGGCACAGACGAACAGGGGCGTGATCACTTTAGCCGCTTACTCTACGGTGGACGCATTAGTCTCTTTATTGGTCTTGTGGGCATCTTCATTTCTTTTCCGTTGGGAATGTTGGTTGGTGGCATTGCTGGATATTTCGGCGGTTGGACTGATGCTGTCTTAATGCGTTTGGTGGAAGTATTGATGACCATCCCCGGCATTTATCTGTTGGTGTCCCTTGCGGCAATTTTGCCCCCCAGCCTCACGAGTGCCCAGCGCTTTATTCTTATCGTGTTGATTACTTCCTTGATTAGTTGGTCGGGCTTGGCAAGGGTAATTCGCGGTCAAGTGCTCTCAATTAAAAATCAAGAATTTGTCCAAGCAGCCCAAGCAACTGGCGGGCGATCGCTCTATATTATTACCCGCCATATTTTGCCCCAAACTTCCACCTATGCTGTCATTTCTGCGACCCTAGCTATCCCTGGATTTATTATTGCTGAATCTGTTCTGAGCCTGATTGGACTAGGGATTCAGCAGCCTGATCCCAGTTGGGGTAACCTCCTTTCCCTCGGCACAAATGCATCTATTCTTGTGTTGCAACCATGGCTCGTTTGGTCGCCAGCCGTTCTAATTATCATTACCGTACTGGCGTTTAACCTTCTCGGTGATGGCCTACGGGATGCCCTCGACCCGAAAAACCTAGGGCGATCGCGCTAA
- a CDS encoding salt stress protein, Slr1339 family, with product MSSLDEQLRALEQQHNKPSPPPATDLDEHLAAIESQFQQKPSQQSSAPIATPKQHEKNDSLSVMLQSLEQDTVSQQLKHSQKNQEICHAIADLIETKRKKRIDTSQNAKAIAAEEKKKREQQKYFRDKAEQWLQALDPISNEGMWFYEFAEAYKSPLDAAMDYLMALE from the coding sequence ATGTCGTCCCTTGATGAGCAGCTCCGGGCTTTAGAACAGCAGCATAATAAGCCTTCTCCTCCACCCGCAACGGATTTGGATGAGCATTTAGCGGCTATTGAATCTCAATTTCAACAGAAGCCTTCCCAACAATCTTCCGCTCCAATTGCCACACCGAAACAGCATGAAAAGAATGACTCCCTCTCGGTAATGTTGCAGTCTCTGGAGCAGGATACGGTCTCGCAGCAGCTCAAACATTCTCAGAAAAATCAAGAGATTTGCCATGCGATCGCCGATCTGATCGAAACGAAACGCAAAAAACGCATTGATACGTCCCAAAATGCCAAGGCGATCGCCGCAGAAGAGAAAAAGAAACGGGAGCAGCAGAAATATTTTCGCGACAAAGCAGAGCAATGGTTGCAAGCTCTTGACCCGATCTCCAACGAAGGAATGTGGTTTTATGAATTCGCAGAAGCCTACAAATCTCCCCTCGATGCCGCAATGGACTATCTGATGGCATTAGAATGA
- a CDS encoding pentapeptide repeat-containing protein, translated as MNVKVLLEKYAAGETDFPNAKLSGSNLWGADLIGINLENADLHSAILMFAYLSRANLRNANLIGSNLSGTNLNQANLSYAELHNADLHGTILKNANLSNANLTLANLLDANLMGADLRGADLSGANLSGVCLRAANLREEKRVYNSSLRGAILRKADLEGADLKGADLAKVEFSHANLKGVNLRDADLHEADLQGVDLENAILTDTNLIGANLAGANLKNAKFERALMEDVDLRGASLNWANLSQARLNRANLSKAILNHARLNKADLSRSTLLQSHLVGAELIDVYLARADLTGANLSNANLANAEISSANMAGVILIGTTMPDGTVYENP; from the coding sequence ATGAATGTCAAAGTGTTACTCGAAAAATATGCTGCTGGTGAGACAGATTTTCCCAATGCCAAGCTCAGTGGTTCGAATCTTTGGGGAGCAGACCTGATCGGCATCAATCTCGAAAATGCCGACCTCCATAGCGCTATTTTGATGTTTGCTTATCTCAGCCGCGCGAATCTCCGCAATGCTAATCTGATCGGCTCGAATCTTAGTGGCACTAATTTAAACCAAGCGAATCTTTCCTACGCCGAACTCCATAATGCTGATCTGCACGGCACTATCCTTAAGAATGCAAATCTCAGCAATGCAAACCTCACTCTCGCAAATCTCCTCGATGCTAACCTGATGGGCGCAGATCTCCGAGGGGCAGATCTATCGGGAGCAAATCTTTCTGGCGTCTGTCTACGTGCCGCGAATTTACGGGAAGAGAAACGCGTTTATAACTCCAGCTTGCGGGGGGCAATTTTACGGAAGGCCGATTTGGAAGGAGCGGATCTAAAAGGGGCAGATTTGGCGAAGGTCGAATTTAGCCATGCCAATCTCAAAGGCGTTAATTTGCGGGATGCCGATCTTCATGAGGCAGATTTACAGGGTGTTGATCTTGAAAATGCAATTCTTACAGACACGAATTTGATTGGCGCCAATCTGGCTGGAGCAAATCTGAAAAATGCCAAGTTTGAACGGGCATTAATGGAAGATGTGGATTTGCGGGGAGCGAGTTTAAATTGGGCGAATCTCAGTCAAGCTCGCCTTAATCGCGCGAATTTGAGCAAGGCAATTTTGAACCATGCTCGCCTCAATAAAGCAGATTTGAGCCGTTCTACCTTACTGCAAAGTCATTTAGTGGGTGCAGAACTGATTGACGTCTATCTTGCCCGTGCGGATCTGACCGGAGCAAATCTTAGTAATGCAAATCTCGCTAACGCAGAAATTAGTAGTGCAAATATGGCTGGAGTGATTTTGATTGGGACAACGATGCCAGATGGGACAGTCTACGAAAATCCGTAA
- a CDS encoding CIA30 family protein, translated as MTLVTGGVGDMAIWDLGRFAQTLYEFDVLPWSGYVKSVFGQSVSNGAFSSGELVKMGQILVIGGDRPEDMVVASLLEQRGYTVQPVAIADVTAEKIDAADMALLCFGLSEAEKKQVLGLAQQVESWRSPSWTLFDFQQPTPALSQLWGAVDDVVMGGVSSSRLQFADKSAQFTGLVSTENNGGFASVRTKNFGSAWDVSQYDGFRLRIKGDGQRYKFLARCSESWDGVGYSFSFDTVAGEWLTVDIPFEKLIPVFRARSVPERGEFKQEQLRALQLMLSKFEYDGQLNSSFQAGSFQLAIAAISIYGGSPFPRLVALSEQTSLQESLQESQLPYCLLHCPDGFSPALMSQVMAVIGDRQQTNQIITC; from the coding sequence ATGACGCTAGTGACTGGCGGAGTGGGCGACATGGCAATTTGGGATCTTGGACGGTTTGCGCAAACTTTGTATGAGTTTGATGTTTTACCTTGGAGTGGCTATGTAAAATCCGTCTTTGGTCAGTCGGTGTCCAATGGTGCTTTTTCGTCAGGAGAGCTTGTGAAAATGGGTCAGATATTAGTGATTGGCGGCGATCGCCCAGAGGATATGGTTGTGGCATCGCTTCTAGAGCAGCGTGGCTATACGGTTCAACCTGTGGCGATCGCCGATGTGACAGCAGAAAAAATTGACGCAGCCGATATGGCGCTCCTTTGTTTTGGGTTGTCGGAAGCGGAGAAAAAACAGGTTTTAGGATTGGCGCAGCAAGTAGAGTCTTGGCGATCGCCGAGCTGGACATTATTTGATTTTCAGCAGCCAACACCAGCTCTCTCGCAACTCTGGGGGGCTGTAGACGATGTGGTGATGGGTGGCGTTAGTAGTAGTCGTTTACAATTTGCTGACAAGTCAGCACAGTTTACTGGTCTTGTGTCCACCGAAAATAATGGTGGTTTTGCCTCGGTACGGACAAAGAATTTTGGCAGTGCATGGGATGTCAGCCAATATGATGGTTTCCGACTGCGAATCAAAGGAGACGGACAACGTTATAAATTTCTCGCCCGCTGCTCGGAAAGTTGGGATGGGGTTGGCTATAGTTTTTCCTTTGATACCGTTGCTGGCGAATGGCTCACAGTCGATATTCCTTTTGAAAAATTGATTCCTGTTTTTCGGGCGAGATCAGTGCCAGAACGAGGTGAGTTTAAGCAAGAGCAACTCCGGGCATTACAGTTGATGCTCAGTAAATTTGAATATGATGGTCAACTTAATTCTTCATTCCAAGCTGGTTCCTTTCAGTTGGCGATCGCCGCAATTTCAATTTACGGTGGCAGCCCCTTTCCAAGATTGGTGGCACTGAGTGAACAAACTAGCCTTCAGGAATCTCTACAAGAAAGTCAATTACCTTACTGTCTATTGCATTGCCCCGATGGTTTCTCCCCAGCCTTAATGTCGCAAGTGATGGCTGTGATCGGCGATCGCCAACAAACGAATCAAATTATCACTTGCTAA
- the gap gene encoding type I glyceraldehyde-3-phosphate dehydrogenase: MSSFQVAINGFGRIGRLVFRAAIHNPEFKFVCINDLISPEKIAYLLKYDSTHGRFPGTVEYNEEGIIVNGEFIRCTSIRKPSELPWAELKVDYVIESTGRFRDFVGASQHLEAGAKRVLISAPTTEPQRIPTYVVGVNHDQYNPEFDRIVSNASCTTNCLAPIAKVIDEHFGLAEGLMTTIHATTATQPTVDGANAKDNRSGRSAGQNIIPASTGAAKAVTLVLPQLAGKLTGMALRVPTPDVSVVDLTFRTVKPTSYTEICAAMRTEAFGPLKGVLDYTEDAVVSTDFTSDAHSSIFDAGAGMALNDQFFKILAWYDNEWGYANRMIDLMRVMAQKEQESPVAV; this comes from the coding sequence ATGTCATCCTTCCAAGTCGCCATTAATGGTTTTGGTCGCATTGGTCGCCTCGTATTCCGTGCGGCAATCCACAATCCAGAATTCAAATTTGTTTGCATTAATGATTTAATTTCTCCCGAAAAAATTGCCTACCTTCTTAAATACGACTCTACCCATGGACGTTTTCCCGGGACTGTTGAGTACAACGAAGAAGGCATTATCGTAAATGGCGAGTTTATCCGTTGCACCTCTATCCGTAAGCCGAGTGAATTGCCTTGGGCAGAGTTGAAAGTTGATTATGTTATCGAATCGACAGGCCGCTTCCGTGATTTTGTGGGCGCTTCCCAACACCTCGAAGCTGGAGCAAAGCGTGTTTTAATCTCTGCACCAACCACTGAACCTCAACGCATTCCAACCTATGTTGTTGGTGTGAATCACGATCAATACAACCCTGAATTTGACCGCATTGTTTCCAATGCAAGCTGTACAACAAACTGTTTAGCGCCGATTGCAAAAGTGATCGATGAGCATTTTGGACTGGCAGAAGGTCTGATGACCACAATCCATGCCACCACTGCAACGCAGCCGACAGTTGATGGGGCTAATGCTAAAGATAACCGCTCTGGACGGAGTGCTGGACAAAATATTATTCCGGCATCTACTGGAGCAGCAAAAGCTGTCACTCTTGTGCTTCCCCAGCTTGCAGGTAAGTTGACTGGTATGGCCTTGCGGGTACCAACACCTGATGTTTCTGTTGTGGATTTGACCTTCCGCACTGTAAAGCCTACGTCCTACACCGAGATTTGTGCAGCAATGCGCACCGAAGCGTTTGGTCCACTTAAAGGTGTGTTGGATTATACAGAGGATGCAGTAGTGTCCACTGATTTCACGAGTGATGCCCATTCGAGTATTTTTGATGCTGGTGCTGGCATGGCATTGAATGACCAGTTCTTTAAGATTCTGGCTTGGTATGACAATGAGTGGGGCTATGCAAACCGCATGATTGACCTTATGCGTGTGATGGCTCAAAAAGAGCAAGAATCTCCTGTTGCTGTATAG
- a CDS encoding response regulator, which translates to MSSQDQEIRRLSFLLGLAERLQSVTSVKDIGKYALKYLVDNMGAAFGDIKLISGQGDRRRANMLTNGMSSEFIATYGEAVIADMTGCLDAGIPYGEGLLWKVVETGEPYFVDDYANHPDAVEAFRYPKIGSLGMFPIKDQKGLILAVLTLESRTDAPLKEAPLQNVLIAACQILGAAIERAQSQEQLKRTNQELEKVSRLKSEFLASMSHELRTPLNSVIGFSDLLRRQAEQQLDDRQRSYIDTIEKSGQHLLALINDILDLSKIEAGKTELNISSVNIIELCQECLTMIQPRAKAKKIQLTLDVSFQVDHVYCDRRKVQQILINLLSNAVKFTPKKGNISLSARLAYGEELLQEKRLDSSVIEGSTPYLRLEVADTGIGISLEAQIKLFQPFFQIDGKLTRQYDGTGLGLALTKRLAELHGGEASVESIVDQGSCFRVWLPLTLSPAEGEMVLPTRVPQPLVTAATEEDKTRLKPEQKFILVVEDKPFNQTLITEILGLHDYQVEIIDDGQQMLDRLQADGDDRLPDLILMDIQLPHVDGLTLTKTIKQSPQWQKIPVVIITALAMTGDRERCLAAGADDYISKPIQIIDLEDKLSMYL; encoded by the coding sequence ATGTCATCCCAAGATCAAGAAATTCGGCGCCTTAGTTTTCTATTAGGGTTAGCTGAACGTCTACAGAGTGTTACGAGCGTTAAAGATATTGGAAAATATGCGCTCAAATATCTTGTAGATAATATGGGGGCGGCTTTTGGGGATATTAAATTAATCTCTGGGCAAGGCGATCGCCGCCGAGCCAATATGCTCACCAATGGTATGTCTTCGGAGTTTATTGCGACCTATGGTGAAGCGGTGATCGCCGATATGACTGGTTGCCTCGATGCAGGGATTCCTTATGGAGAAGGTCTCTTATGGAAAGTCGTTGAAACAGGAGAACCATATTTTGTTGATGACTATGCCAATCACCCAGATGCAGTAGAAGCCTTTCGCTATCCGAAGATTGGCAGCCTTGGTATGTTTCCAATTAAAGATCAAAAAGGCTTGATTTTAGCCGTACTTACCCTAGAGTCACGCACAGATGCTCCGCTTAAAGAAGCGCCACTACAAAATGTTCTAATTGCGGCCTGCCAAATTTTAGGCGCTGCTATTGAGCGTGCCCAGTCTCAAGAACAACTAAAACGTACCAATCAAGAATTAGAAAAAGTCTCCCGGCTAAAATCTGAATTTCTTGCTTCGATGTCCCACGAGCTACGGACTCCTTTAAATAGTGTGATTGGTTTTTCTGATTTGCTTCGTCGTCAAGCGGAGCAGCAGCTCGATGACCGTCAACGCAGTTATATCGACACCATCGAAAAAAGTGGTCAGCATCTATTGGCTTTGATTAACGATATTTTGGATCTCTCGAAAATTGAAGCGGGTAAAACGGAGCTAAATATTAGTTCCGTGAATATTATTGAGCTCTGCCAAGAATGTTTGACGATGATCCAGCCTCGGGCAAAGGCTAAAAAAATTCAGCTAACCTTAGATGTCTCGTTTCAAGTGGATCATGTTTATTGTGATCGCCGTAAAGTCCAGCAAATTTTAATTAATCTGCTCTCGAATGCCGTTAAATTCACTCCTAAAAAAGGCAATATTTCTCTCTCTGCACGGTTAGCCTATGGCGAAGAGTTGTTGCAGGAGAAGCGTCTCGATTCGAGCGTGATTGAAGGGAGCACCCCTTATTTACGGTTAGAAGTAGCAGATACAGGCATCGGTATTAGCCTTGAGGCACAAATTAAGCTGTTCCAACCTTTCTTTCAGATTGACGGAAAATTAACACGTCAGTACGATGGCACCGGTCTGGGGTTAGCATTGACGAAGCGTTTAGCAGAACTGCATGGCGGTGAGGCTTCTGTCGAATCGATAGTGGATCAAGGCAGTTGTTTTCGAGTGTGGTTACCGTTGACGTTGTCTCCAGCTGAAGGTGAAATGGTTTTGCCAACTAGAGTGCCGCAACCGTTGGTGACAGCAGCCACTGAAGAAGATAAAACGCGTCTAAAGCCAGAACAGAAATTCATTTTAGTTGTTGAGGATAAGCCGTTTAATCAGACGTTAATCACTGAGATTTTAGGCTTACATGATTATCAGGTTGAGATTATTGATGATGGTCAGCAGATGTTAGATCGATTGCAGGCAGATGGTGATGATCGCCTGCCGGATCTGATTTTGATGGATATTCAGCTGCCCCACGTTGATGGGTTGACCTTAACGAAAACAATTAAGCAGTCACCGCAATGGCAAAAAATTCCGGTGGTAATCATTACTGCCTTGGCAATGACGGGCGATCGCGAACGGTGTTTAGCCGCTGGAGCCGATGACTATATCAGTAAACCTATCCAAATCATTGACCTCGAAGACAAACTCAGCATGTATTTATAG
- a CDS encoding HetZ-related protein 2 — protein sequence MDSMGNIATLRDQWRNHCQNTDTSQLGQVDCTLIVDWLLGAEASEKEALPAEKWLLFEKGIAYRYRVLTKYLALRPSQRFGRLLRRLSQVVTLRQQIQTWISLSRDRRRTVYDVLEEVIQEMLQRDRYLRQELEWLRTCNPPRSLQEAFLCTAIEEYCLRPIQNQPLISYRFVNLMRRYQRSGMTNVPAKQSLKLLSTELELKNSEQTINLLDNEAIARHQTKDEIWQQDFLRQAVMDNFLAYLKEKMKKDPLAVPWLELYLQGKSQEAIAEILNIPIQKSYRLRDKVKYHAIHNFAIKTQPDLVAAWLQTTLTEHQLGLTRQQWQTLQEQLTPEQQEILDIFQQTSTRQTSPTELDCKSKSLLQEWSKIYLAAQKIRG from the coding sequence ATGGATTCTATGGGCAACATCGCCACCCTTCGCGATCAATGGCGAAATCACTGTCAGAATACCGACACCTCTCAACTGGGGCAGGTGGACTGTACCTTGATTGTGGATTGGCTCTTAGGAGCAGAAGCGTCAGAGAAAGAGGCTTTACCCGCGGAAAAATGGTTGCTTTTCGAGAAAGGGATTGCCTATCGTTACCGTGTACTCACCAAGTATTTAGCCCTGCGACCAAGCCAACGTTTTGGTCGGTTGCTACGTCGTCTGAGCCAAGTAGTCACCCTACGGCAGCAAATTCAAACTTGGATTTCTCTTAGTCGCGATCGCCGCCGTACCGTTTACGATGTGCTAGAAGAAGTGATCCAAGAAATGTTGCAGCGGGATCGATATCTGCGACAAGAATTAGAATGGCTCCGGACTTGTAATCCTCCTCGTAGCTTACAGGAAGCCTTTCTCTGCACCGCCATAGAAGAATATTGTTTGCGCCCGATTCAAAATCAACCGTTAATTAGCTATCGCTTCGTAAATCTCATGCGCCGTTATCAACGGTCTGGCATGACCAATGTTCCAGCCAAGCAAAGTTTAAAATTGCTCTCCACTGAGCTGGAACTGAAAAATAGCGAGCAAACCATCAATCTCCTCGACAATGAGGCGATCGCCCGCCATCAGACAAAGGATGAGATTTGGCAACAAGATTTTCTACGCCAAGCCGTGATGGATAATTTTTTGGCATACCTCAAAGAGAAGATGAAAAAAGATCCCCTTGCAGTGCCATGGCTAGAACTATATCTACAGGGGAAATCCCAGGAGGCGATCGCCGAAATTCTCAATATCCCAATCCAGAAAAGCTACCGTCTGAGAGACAAAGTTAAATACCACGCCATCCATAACTTCGCGATTAAAACTCAGCCCGATCTCGTTGCCGCATGGTTGCAAACGACCCTAACTGAACACCAACTTGGCCTCACTCGCCAACAATGGCAAACGCTGCAAGAGCAACTAACCCCAGAACAGCAAGAGATTTTAGATATATTTCAACAAACTTCCACCCGCCAAACCTCACCAACCGAGCTAGACTGTAAGTCTAAATCGCTCCTTCAAGAATGGAGTAAGATCTACCTAGCTGCCCAGAAAATAAGAGGCTGA
- the murI gene encoding glutamate racemase, translated as MGNSKTLPIGIFDSGLGGITVLRALYHQLPKESIIYFADTARLPYGNRSPEELIQYVREILTWMEAQGVKMVVMACNTSSAVALDIIRSEFKTPVLGLILPGAKGAVKKGKRIGIIATQATVNSNAYKNAIQEVDPEAEVWQMACPDFVPLIEANRINDPHTKRVARQYLQPLIDKNIDTLVLGCTHYRHLAGVFKSILPNHVVCVDPAEYVVKATEQELELMGWKNTSPPLPTQFAVSGCPEQFAELSHRWLGYTPLVEGVDLEKLIAAAPISAPQQTSSVQPPKFS; from the coding sequence ATGGGCAATTCAAAAACGCTTCCGATCGGGATATTTGATAGCGGTCTTGGTGGTATTACTGTGCTGCGGGCGTTGTATCATCAACTTCCCAAAGAATCAATTATTTACTTTGCCGATACGGCGCGACTGCCCTATGGAAATCGTTCTCCTGAAGAATTGATCCAATATGTGCGTGAAATCTTGACTTGGATGGAAGCCCAGGGCGTCAAAATGGTAGTAATGGCTTGCAATACCAGCTCTGCTGTTGCCCTCGATATTATCCGCTCAGAATTTAAAACGCCTGTCCTCGGTTTGATTCTGCCGGGTGCCAAGGGCGCTGTCAAAAAAGGCAAACGCATTGGTATTATTGCAACCCAAGCAACGGTTAACAGCAACGCCTATAAAAATGCGATCCAAGAAGTTGATCCAGAAGCAGAAGTTTGGCAGATGGCCTGTCCAGATTTTGTCCCTCTTATTGAGGCCAATCGCATTAATGACCCCCACACTAAACGAGTCGCTCGCCAATATTTACAGCCGCTAATTGATAAAAATATTGATACCTTAGTGCTTGGTTGTACCCACTATCGTCATCTTGCAGGTGTCTTTAAGAGTATTTTGCCTAATCATGTTGTGTGTGTTGATCCCGCAGAATATGTAGTGAAAGCAACGGAACAGGAATTGGAGTTAATGGGTTGGAAAAATACTAGTCCTCCTTTGCCAACTCAGTTTGCAGTGAGTGGCTGTCCTGAGCAATTTGCAGAATTATCCCACCGTTGGCTTGGGTATACGCCCCTTGTTGAAGGTGTTGATTTGGAGAAATTGATTGCTGCTGCGCCGATTTCCGCACCACAACAAACTTCTTCTGTGCAACCACCCAAATTCTCCTAA